A stretch of [Clostridium] innocuum DNA encodes these proteins:
- a CDS encoding DUF3783 domain-containing protein: MKRILIYFGDEQQKQPIVEQVLKDMHADYRILQDADLNQCVANLMGLPGFDEIPDAKPAHHSIDLMLFEDASDEDIQKVNECLQAKGTAMQRKAMLTKHNKGWTFHDLLSEIEREHTYFQTMDAIRTLLVQSSELVIESCTPASWKSYEQAFYQAYECMNRECSMEELNGAYEALSSAKKQLEPAE; encoded by the coding sequence ATGAAGAGAATACTAATATATTTTGGTGACGAGCAGCAGAAGCAGCCCATTGTGGAACAGGTACTGAAGGACATGCATGCGGATTACCGTATCCTGCAGGATGCTGATCTCAATCAGTGTGTTGCCAATTTGATGGGCCTTCCCGGATTTGATGAGATACCGGATGCGAAGCCTGCTCACCACAGCATTGACCTCATGCTGTTTGAAGATGCTTCGGATGAGGATATTCAAAAGGTGAATGAATGTCTGCAGGCAAAGGGAACTGCCATGCAGCGAAAAGCAATGCTGACAAAGCATAACAAAGGCTGGACTTTTCATGATCTGCTTTCAGAGATCGAACGGGAGCATACCTATTTTCAAACCATGGATGCCATTCGCACCCTGCTTGTCCAAAGCAGCGAGCTGGTGATCGAATCCTGTACCCCCGCTTCCTGGAAGTCCTATGAGCAGGCCTTTTATCAGGCGTATGAATGCATGAACAGAGAATGCTCCATGGAAGAACTCAACGGGGCCTATGAAGCCCTGTCCTCCGCAAAAAAGCAGCTTGAGCCGGCAGAATAA